From the Lolium rigidum isolate FL_2022 chromosome 2, APGP_CSIRO_Lrig_0.1, whole genome shotgun sequence genome, one window contains:
- the LOC124693236 gene encoding cyclin-dependent kinase G-1-like, with product MAAGRHGGYRGYEVARERESDLGASRRDKEYHHRQPSRHRDSDRRRDGGRGRDREPSNGYSRHRSPHLPPPKSRPSGRREEREPGEVSSGSGSEESRGRPLKARELSLNGVAGVGSEGGVRSPSRKRKLSPVILDRNGSKPRVQDAVRSMEEVDSVAAELPDVSTPGSMDLDVPVDVQKVERLQEHDSNGIVVEDEEGEDGYAATRNIMTSRWADADDEEEIVPKKKKSVSPEQGSTKKVTSPELGDPRGDSSVSSDSGVVRCSPNGDVEVDKGDHTDAEEDAGEDSSALCTVHTVSESHASRSRTPETAGSSRRCINMLQGCRSVDEFKRLNTINEGTYGIVSRAEDMETGETVALKKVKMENEREGFPLTSLREINILLSFHHPSIVDVKEIVVGSGDSTYMVMEYMEHDLKAVMETMKQPYSQSEVKCLMLQLLEGVKYLHDNWVIHRDLKTSNILLNNRGELKICDFGLSRQYGSPLKPYTQLVVTLWYRAPELLLGATEYSTAIDMWSMGCIMAELLTKKPLFDGKRDIDQLSKIFKMLGTPNEGIWPGYSKLPGAKAKFPKQPYNKLREKFPAVSFTGGLTLSEAGFDLLNRMLTYDPETRISADAALKHEWFREAPLPQSRDLMPTFPSLNEQDRRMRKRVKSPDPLEEQRMKEQGSIGDRGIFG from the exons ATGGCCGCGGGCCGCCACGGTGGGTACCGGGGCTACGAGGTGGCGAGGGAGCGGGAGTCCGATCTGGGGGCTTCTAGGAGGGACAAGGAGTACCATCACCGCCAACCCAGCCGCCACCGCGACTCGGATCGCCGTCGTGATGGCGGCCGGGGCAGGGACCGGGAGCCGTCAAATGGGTACAGCCGCCACCGCTCGCCGCACCTGCCGCCACCGAAGAGCCGCCCCTctgggaggagggaggagagggagcccGGCGAGGTTTCGAGCGGCAGTGGCTCGGAAGAGTCTCGTGGGCGCCCTCTCAAGGCAAGGGAGCTGAGCCTGAATGGCGTCGCTGGAGTCGGTAGTGAGGGCGGTGTGCGTTCCCCAAGTAGGAAAAGGAAGCTCTCACCGGTTATTTTGGATAGGAATGGATCTAAGCCTCGAGTTCAAGATGCTGTGAGGAGCATGGAAGAGGTAGACAGTGTGGCTGCTGAGCTCCCAGATGTTAGCACCCCGGGCAGCATGGATTTGGATGTGCCAGTTGATGTACAAAAGGTTGAAAGATTGCAAGAGCATGATAGCAATGGTATTGTTGTGGAAGATGAGGAGGGGGAGGATGGTTATGCCGCAACGAGAAACATTATGACTTCACGATGGGCAGAtgctgatgacgaggaagagatTGTGCCCAAGAAGAAGAAAAGTGTGTCACCAGAACAAGGGTCCACGAAGAAGGTTACAAGCCCAGAGCTTGGAGACCCAAGGGGGGACTCCTCTGTGTCTTCTGACTCAGGGGTAGTACGGTGTAGTCCAAATGGGGATGTTGAGGTAGATAAGGGTGATCACACTGATGCTGAGGAGGATGCTGGCGAGGATTCTTCTGCTCTTTGTACGGTACATACTGTTTCTGAGAGTCATGCATCTAGGTCTAGAACCCCAGAGACCGCAGGCTCCTCGCGTAGATGCATTAACATGCTTCAGGGTTGTAGGAGTGTTGACGAGTTCAAGAGGCTCAACACCATCAATGAGGGTACATACGGAATTGTATCTAGGGCGGAGGATATGGAAACTGGTGAGACTGTTGCATTGAAGAAGGTCAAGATGGAGAATGAACGAGAAGGTTTCCCACTGACTTCTCTAAGGGAAATAAATATCCTGTTATCTTTCCATCACCCTTCAATCGTGGACGTTAAAGAAATTGTTGTTGGTAGTGGTGATAGCACTTACATGGTGATGGAGTACATGGAACATGATCTTAAGGCGGTCATGGAGACTATGAAACAACCATATAGTCAAAGCGAGGTCAAATGTTTGATGCTTCAGCTGCTAGAGGGTGTGAAGTATCTTCATGACAATTGGGTAATTCACAG GGATCTCAAGACATCTAATATTCTCTTGAATAACCGTGGTGAGCTGAAAATATGTGATTTCGGGCTCTCTCGTCAATATGGCAGCCCATTAAAGCCTTACACTCAATTGGTTGTGACTTTGTGGTACAG GGCTCCAGAATTACTGTTAGGAGCAACGGAGTATTCTACTGCTATTGATATGTGGTCCATGGGCTGTATTATGGCAGAGCTCCTGACAAAAAAGCCACTATTCGATGGGAAACGCGACATTGATCAACTGAGCAAG ATATTTAAAATGCTTGGTACACCCAATGAGGGTATATGGCCTGGTTATTCAAAATTACCTGGTGCCAAGGCCAAATTCCCCAAACAACC CTACAATAAACTAAGGGAAAAGTTTCCAGCTGTATCTTTCACTGGTGGGCTGACCTTGTCAGAAGCTGGATTTGACCTGCTAAACAGAATGCTGACGTATGATCCAGAGACG CGCATATCAGCAGATGCTGCCTTGAAGCATGAATGGTTCCGTGAAGCACCCCTGCCTCAGTCGAGGGATTTAATGCCAACATTTCCTTCTCTGAATGAACAAGATAG GCGTATGCGAAAACGTGTGAAGAGTCCTGATCCTCTGGAGGAGCAGCGGatgaaagaacaagggagcataGGTGATCGTGGCATTTTTGGCTGA